The Natrinema sp. DC36 genome includes the window CCTGCGTATCGTGGCGGCACGGAGTTGCCTCGCCCTCCCCAGCCGATTGCGGTCCTCGCTCCCACGGGTCGCTGCGGTCCTCATCCCTCGCACGGCCTTGTCGGTCGCTCTCGCTGTGCTCACGGTTCCCTGCGGTCACCGTTCGCTATCCGAGGCGCTCACTGTGTTCGCGCCTCGCGACGCTCGCTCGGCCGACAGCGCGCGCCACCGCATATCGGTTCGCGAGTCCGAAGTGAAAACACGGATCGTCTCCCCGTCTCGTTCGATGGAAGACACGACGAGAAAGGACCGATCCACAGAGACCCTCTGCTCCCCGAGTAACGGAATACGGTCGACGCGACAGCAGTACCAACAGTAGGGGCTCGAGAGCGACCTATCGAACGGCTCGAGTCGCGTCGTCCATAATTTCGAGCGCCTCCTTCAGTTCCTCCGTTCCGGTCGCATACGAGAGCCGAGCGTAGCCCGCGCCGTTCGCGCCGAATGCGTCGCCGGGGACGACGACGACGCCGCGCTCGAGCACCTCTTCACACCAGCCGTCGGGGACCTTCGGCATCGCGTAGAAGGCCCCTTCGGGGGTCGGCACCTCGAGGCCGGCGTCGGTGAGCCCGTCGAGCACGAGGTCCCGCCGCTGCTCGAAGGTGTCGACCATCTCCCGAACCCGATCCTGGGGCCCCGTCAGGGCGGCCTCGGCGGCGTACTGTGCGGGCGCGGAGGCACAGGCCTGCCCGTACTGGTGGACGCGAAGCATGCGCTCGATGCGCCGATTCGATGCGACGACCCAGCCGAGTCGCCAGCCGGTCATCGAGTAGGTCTTCGAGCAGGCGCTGACGACGAGGACGTTGTCCGTCTCGGCGAACTCGAGGGGCGAGTGGTGCTCGCCCTCGAACACGATGTGCTCGTAGACCTCGTCGGAGATGCAGAGCACGTCGTGCTCGTCCGCGATGCGGGCGAACTCGCGCATGTCGTCCTCGCTCTGGACGGCTCCCGTCGGGTTCGCGGGGCTATTGACGACGAACGCGGCCGTCTCCGGGGTAATGGCGTCCTCGACCGTCGCGGGATCGAGCGTCAGATCCTCTCGCAACCCAACGGGCTTCGGCGTGCCGTCGGCGATGTGGGTCAGCGCGTCGTAGGAGACGAAACCCGGATCCGGGAAGATCACTTCCTCGCCGGGATCGACGTGGGCCTCGAGCGCGAGATGGAGCGCCTCGCTGCCGCCGGAGGTGGCGATCACGTCTTCGGGGTAGATCTCGAGGCCGTAGTCCCGGTCGTACTTCGCCGAAATCGCCTCTCGAAGCTGCGGGGTGCCCTTGTTCGAGGTGTAGGCGTCGGCCCGCCCGGCCTCGATCGCTTCGATCGCCCCGCGACGGGCGTGGGCGGGCGTCGGGAAGTCCGGTTGGCCGAGGCC containing:
- a CDS encoding pyridoxal phosphate-dependent aminotransferase, translated to MTDFAARVEQVSISGIREVFEAAGDDAINLGLGQPDFPTPAHARRGAIEAIEAGRADAYTSNKGTPQLREAISAKYDRDYGLEIYPEDVIATSGGSEALHLALEAHVDPGEEVIFPDPGFVSYDALTHIADGTPKPVGLREDLTLDPATVEDAITPETAAFVVNSPANPTGAVQSEDDMREFARIADEHDVLCISDEVYEHIVFEGEHHSPLEFAETDNVLVVSACSKTYSMTGWRLGWVVASNRRIERMLRVHQYGQACASAPAQYAAEAALTGPQDRVREMVDTFEQRRDLVLDGLTDAGLEVPTPEGAFYAMPKVPDGWCEEVLERGVVVVPGDAFGANGAGYARLSYATGTEELKEALEIMDDATRAVR